Proteins encoded together in one Synergistales bacterium window:
- a CDS encoding DsrE family protein, which translates to MEERSTLVVIWSSDNREVWDELVFMYTLNSAVRGWWDRVVLVIWGPSAKLAGADGGIADNLRDAAAKGVELTACKACADHYGVSGRLEELGVDVRYMGEPLTAFLKSGASVLTF; encoded by the coding sequence ATGGAGGAGAGATCGACGCTTGTTGTCATCTGGAGCAGCGACAACCGGGAGGTCTGGGACGAGCTGGTTTTCATGTACACCCTGAACTCCGCGGTGAGAGGATGGTGGGACCGTGTGGTCCTGGTGATCTGGGGGCCTTCGGCGAAGCTCGCCGGCGCCGACGGGGGGATCGCCGACAACCTCCGCGACGCCGCGGCGAAGGGCGTGGAGCTGACGGCCTGCAAGGCCTGCGCCGACCACTACGGGGTTTCCGGGAGGCTGGAGGAGCTGGGCGTGGACGTGCGCTACATGGGCGAGCCGCTGACGGCGTTTCTCAAGTCCGGCGCCAGTGTGCTCACCTTCTAG
- a CDS encoding AzlC family ABC transporter permease, with amino-acid sequence MSWDREEFRRGFRSVLPFVFGVFPFAVVAGVAAIETGLNVVQAVGMSMIVFAGASQLAVLQLLQDGAPFVIILATGLIVNLRFMMYSASIASLLDTRTPWTRPLLAYMLIDQPYAMTLARAREDGDGDYTCFFLGAGVFLWGVWEAGSLLGALLGDIIPPSLSLGFAVPLTFTALLIPNLKARSDVAAAVAGGLAAAIFVPIVPLRAGLILAIFTGIFVGVVAGPRLDRRGEAPE; translated from the coding sequence ATGTCCTGGGATCGCGAGGAATTCCGCAGGGGGTTCAGGAGTGTGCTGCCCTTTGTGTTCGGCGTCTTCCCCTTCGCCGTGGTGGCCGGCGTGGCCGCCATCGAAACGGGGCTGAACGTGGTGCAGGCCGTGGGGATGTCGATGATCGTCTTCGCCGGGGCCTCCCAGCTTGCGGTGCTGCAGCTGCTGCAGGACGGGGCGCCCTTTGTGATCATCCTGGCCACGGGGCTGATCGTCAATCTGCGGTTCATGATGTACAGCGCGTCCATCGCGTCCCTTCTGGACACGAGGACGCCCTGGACGCGCCCCCTGCTGGCCTATATGCTCATCGACCAGCCCTACGCGATGACGCTGGCCCGGGCGCGGGAGGACGGCGACGGCGACTACACCTGCTTCTTTCTCGGCGCCGGGGTCTTCCTCTGGGGGGTCTGGGAGGCGGGTTCGCTTCTGGGCGCTCTGCTGGGGGACATCATCCCCCCGTCGCTCTCCCTGGGCTTCGCCGTGCCGCTGACCTTCACGGCGCTTTTGATCCCCAACCTCAAGGCGCGCTCCGACGTGGCGGCCGCCGTGGCCGGCGGCCTTGCGGCGGCAATCTTCGTGCCCATTGTCCCGCTGCGGGCGGGGCTGATCCTGGCGATCTTCACGGGGATCTTCGTCGGCGTTGTCGCGGGTCCGCGGCTGGACCGGAGGGGTGAGGCGCCGGAATGA
- a CDS encoding AzlD domain-containing protein, whose translation MTLLVWGIIIVLGLGTFLLKGSFLFRGRGGTLPPLVRRMLRYVPSAAIAAIIAPAVVYAPDGALFELSGTRIAAVSVAFLTAWKTRNIGLTLVVGMSVLWAVSCLG comes from the coding sequence ATGACCCTGCTGGTATGGGGTATCATCATTGTTCTGGGGCTCGGAACGTTTCTGCTCAAGGGGAGTTTCCTCTTCAGGGGAAGAGGGGGGACGCTGCCGCCGCTGGTCCGGCGGATGCTCCGCTACGTGCCCTCGGCGGCCATCGCGGCCATCATCGCCCCCGCCGTGGTCTATGCGCCGGACGGGGCGCTCTTCGAGCTTTCGGGGACGCGGATCGCGGCCGTCTCGGTGGCCTTCCTGACGGCCTGGAAGACCAGGAACATCGGGCTCACGCTGGTTGTGGGGATGAGCGTTCTGTGGGCGGTCTCCTGTCTGGGATAG